A section of the Malania oleifera isolate guangnan ecotype guangnan chromosome 2, ASM2987363v1, whole genome shotgun sequence genome encodes:
- the LOC131147636 gene encoding transcription factor LUX, whose amino-acid sequence MGEEVKMSDYEVGCDEERVLEWEMGLPSADDLTPLSQSLVPPELASAFSISPEPSRSLVDVNRASQTTLSGLRGQAQGQAFSSNAFKSFNDCDRDRDPMVVEGEEADRDGSDSRKVRKIDCAEEADSALRVDNSADDPSARTLKRPRLVWTPQLHKRFVDVVAHLGIKNAVPKTIMQLMNVDGLTRENVASHLQKYRLFLKRMQGLPSEGPSSADQLFASTPVPQSLHDSGGAPVNGHANGHMPLPIPMHYRPPPMMPMPVLGHGHMGMAVSNHGSAANYHGFESNPYTMLQQRDWSGNKFGSVVSYPHVTPNDK is encoded by the coding sequence ATGGGGGAGGAGGTGAAGATGAGCGATTACGAGGTTGGCTGCGACGAGGAGAGGGTGCTGGAGTGGGAGATGGGTCTGCCGAGCGCCGACGATCTGACGCCGCTGTCCCAGTCGCTGGTTCCGCCGGAGCTGGCCTCGGCTTTCAGCATCTCGCCGGAGCCCAGCCGGAGCCTCGTCGATGTGAATCGCGCGTCGCAGACCACGCTGTCCGGTCTCCGCGGGCAAGCGCAGGGGCAGGCCTTTTCGTCGAACGCTTTCAAGTCATTCAATGACTGCGACCGCGACAGGGATCCGATGGTGGTGGAGGGGGAGGAGGCGGACAGAGACGGGTCTGATTCGAGGAAGGTGAGGAAAATCGACTGCGCGGAGGAGGCGGATTCGGCGCTGCGAGTGGACAATTCGGCGGACGATCCGTCTGCACGGACGCTGAAGAGGCCGCGACTGGTGTGGACGCCGCAGCTCCACAAGCGGTTCGTCGACGTGGTGGCGCATCTGGGCATTAAGAACGCCGTGCCCAAAACGATTATGCAGCTGATGAACGTCGACGGATTGACCCGCGAGAACGTGGCCAGCCACCTCCAGAAGTACAGGCTTTTCCTCAAGAGAATGCAGGGGCTGCCGAGCGAGGGCCCGTCTTCGGCGGACCAACTCTTCGCGTCCACCCCTGTTCCACAGAGCCTGCACGACTCCGGCGGCGCTCCGGTGAATGGGCACGCGAACGGGCATATGCCGCTTCCTATTCCGATGCATTACAGGCCGCCGCCGATGATGCCCATGCCGGTCCTTGGTCATGGCCACATGGGGATGGCCGTCAGTAACCATGGTTCAGCTGCTAATTatcatgggtttgagtccaaTCCTTATACCATGTTGCAGCAGAGAGATTGGTCTGGGAATAAATTTGGGTCGGTTGTTTCGTATCCCCATGTCACTCCTAATGATAAATGA